The Candidatus Tectomicrobia bacterium genome includes a window with the following:
- a CDS encoding propionyl-CoA synthetase yields the protein MTARYEDAHRRSLREKEAFWSEAAREIHWEKPWERVLDDTNPPFYRWFAGGVTNTCYNALDRHVEAGRGEQPALVYDSPVTGTVRTFTYRELLHAVARFAGALRARGVGKGDRVILYMPMVPEAVVAMLACARLGAVHSVVFGGFAANELATRIDDARPKVIVSGSCGIEPAGVIPYKPLLDKAIELAKFKPSGCIILQRPQFRAELTPGRDADWEEAMAAASPAGCVPVGATDPLYILYTSGTTAEPKGIVRDNGGHMVALKWSMKHVYGVDPGEVYWAASDVGWVVGHSYIVYGPLLHGCTTILFEGKPVGTPDAGVYWRVIAQHGVKVLFTAPTAFRAIKRDDPDAELMKRHDLSGFRTLFLAGERSDPDTVQWAERNVKVPVIDHYWQTESGWPMLANCVGIEPLPVKHGSPTKPVPGYDFHVLDRECRPAKPGQMGAITVRLPLPPGCFPTLWNADQRFIDAYLSEYPGYYKTGDAGYFDEDGYFYVMGRTDDIINVAGHRLSTGAMEEVLSSHPDVAECAVIGAADELKGQVPVGFLVLKAGVHKEKTEIAGEVVRMVRERIGPVASFKQAAVVARLPKTRSGKILRGTMARIADGKRYAIPATIDDPVILAEIAQALHGLGYPKESPAEVTE from the coding sequence ATGACCGCCCGCTACGAGGACGCGCACCGCCGCTCCCTCCGGGAGAAGGAGGCCTTCTGGTCGGAGGCGGCCCGGGAGATCCACTGGGAGAAGCCCTGGGAGAGGGTCCTCGACGACACGAACCCGCCCTTCTACCGCTGGTTCGCGGGGGGCGTGACGAACACCTGCTACAACGCCCTCGACCGCCACGTGGAGGCGGGCCGGGGGGAGCAGCCCGCCCTCGTCTACGACAGCCCGGTCACCGGCACGGTGCGTACCTTCACCTACCGGGAGCTGCTCCATGCCGTGGCGCGCTTCGCGGGGGCACTCCGGGCGCGCGGAGTGGGCAAGGGCGACCGGGTCATCCTCTACATGCCGATGGTGCCCGAGGCGGTGGTCGCCATGCTGGCCTGCGCGCGCCTGGGGGCCGTCCACTCGGTGGTGTTCGGGGGCTTCGCCGCGAACGAGCTGGCCACCCGCATCGACGACGCCCGTCCCAAGGTCATCGTCTCGGGCTCGTGCGGCATCGAGCCCGCGGGCGTCATCCCCTACAAGCCCCTGCTGGACAAGGCCATCGAGCTGGCGAAGTTCAAGCCCTCGGGCTGCATCATCCTCCAGCGCCCCCAGTTCCGGGCGGAGCTGACGCCGGGCCGGGACGCGGACTGGGAGGAGGCCATGGCGGCCGCCTCTCCCGCCGGGTGCGTCCCCGTGGGCGCGACGGACCCTCTTTACATCCTCTACACCTCGGGCACGACGGCCGAGCCCAAGGGCATCGTGCGGGACAACGGCGGCCACATGGTGGCCCTCAAGTGGTCCATGAAGCACGTCTACGGGGTGGACCCGGGGGAGGTGTACTGGGCGGCCTCGGACGTGGGCTGGGTGGTGGGACACTCTTACATCGTCTACGGCCCCCTGCTCCACGGCTGCACCACCATCCTCTTCGAGGGGAAGCCCGTCGGCACCCCCGACGCGGGCGTCTACTGGCGCGTCATCGCCCAGCACGGGGTGAAGGTGCTCTTCACCGCCCCCACCGCCTTCCGGGCCATCAAGCGCGACGACCCGGACGCCGAATTGATGAAGCGGCACGACCTGAGCGGCTTCCGCACCCTCTTCCTGGCCGGGGAGCGCTCGGACCCCGACACCGTCCAGTGGGCCGAGCGGAACGTGAAGGTCCCCGTCATCGACCACTACTGGCAGACCGAGTCCGGCTGGCCCATGCTCGCCAACTGCGTGGGTATCGAGCCCCTGCCCGTCAAGCACGGCTCCCCGACCAAGCCGGTGCCGGGCTACGACTTCCACGTGCTGGACCGGGAGTGCCGGCCCGCCAAGCCCGGGCAGATGGGGGCCATCACGGTCCGGCTGCCCCTCCCGCCGGGCTGCTTCCCGACGCTCTGGAACGCTGACCAGCGCTTCATCGACGCCTACCTGAGCGAGTACCCGGGCTACTACAAGACGGGCGACGCCGGCTACTTCGACGAGGACGGCTACTTCTACGTGATGGGGCGCACCGACGACATCATCAACGTGGCGGGCCACCGGCTCTCGACCGGGGCGATGGAGGAGGTGCTCTCCTCCCACCCCGACGTGGCCGAGTGCGCCGTCATCGGGGCGGCGGACGAGCTGAAGGGGCAGGTGCCCGTGGGCTTTCTCGTCCTGAAGGCGGGGGTCCACAAGGAGAAGACCGAGATCGCGGGCGAGGTGGTGCGCATGGTGCGCGAGCGCATCGGGCCCGTCGCCTCGTTCAAGCAGGCCGCCGTGGTGGCGCGGCTCCCCAAGACGCGTTCGGGCAAGATCCTGCGCGGGACCATGGCCCGGATCGCCGACGGGAAGCGCTACGCCATCCCCGCCACCATCGACGACCCCGTCATCCTCGCCGAGATCGCCCAGGCCCTCCACGGGCTGGGGTACCCCAAGGAGAGCCCGGCGGAGGTGACGGAGTAA
- a CDS encoding DUF433 domain-containing protein, which produces MFERITFDPKILGGKACIRGMRIPVSVIVGQIAHGATFEEILEGYPDLEREDIQQAVEYAAWLTQEQVHIS; this is translated from the coding sequence ATGTTCGAGCGCATCACCTTCGACCCGAAAATCCTGGGCGGGAAAGCCTGCATACGCGGGATGCGGATTCCTGTCTCCGTCATCGTCGGCCAGATTGCCCACGGGGCCACCTTCGAGGAGATCCTGGAAGGCTATCCCGACCTGGAACGCGAGGACATCCAGCAGGCGGTTGAATACGCCGCCTGGCTCACCCAGGAACAAGTCCATATCTCATAG
- a CDS encoding aldo/keto reductase yields MAYPGCATREGTASYRDSLSGRVEPRHFRELQDVWMSSVGIGTYLGEADEAADAAYRASVAEAVRLGCNVIDTSLNYRFQRSERSIGGALADLAQTDGAVREQLVICTKGGYIPFDGAAPRTREEYAGYLQSTYFGPGVCRPGDIVANCHCMTPGFLRHSLEASLRNLGVEAVDVYYVHNPEFQLQEISREVFLMRLRHAFAELERAVEEGKIRCYGTATWNGYRADASAADHLSLDEVLQAALEAGGPGHHFRVVQLPLNLGMPEAFANPNQRIGDQRVSFLAAAARNGITVMTSGSILQGRASRGLPPVVGEVFPGFETDAQRAIQFARSTPGVGVALVGMSRLEHVRENLKVAERPPATFEEFIRLFRKE; encoded by the coding sequence ATGGCCTACCCCGGCTGCGCCACGCGGGAGGGGACCGCCTCCTACCGGGATTCGCTCTCGGGCAGGGTGGAGCCCCGCCATTTCCGCGAGCTGCAGGATGTCTGGATGTCCTCCGTGGGCATCGGGACCTACCTGGGCGAGGCGGACGAGGCGGCCGACGCCGCCTACCGGGCCTCGGTGGCCGAGGCCGTGCGGCTCGGCTGCAACGTCATCGACACCTCCCTCAACTACCGTTTCCAGCGGAGCGAGCGCAGCATCGGGGGCGCTCTGGCGGACCTGGCCCAGACGGACGGGGCGGTGCGCGAGCAGCTCGTCATCTGCACGAAGGGCGGCTACATCCCCTTCGACGGGGCCGCCCCCCGGACGCGCGAGGAGTACGCCGGCTACCTCCAGTCCACCTACTTCGGGCCGGGCGTCTGCCGGCCGGGCGACATCGTGGCCAATTGCCACTGCATGACGCCGGGCTTCCTGCGGCACTCGCTCGAGGCGAGCCTGCGGAACCTGGGCGTCGAGGCGGTGGACGTCTACTATGTGCACAACCCGGAATTCCAGCTCCAGGAGATCTCGCGCGAGGTGTTCCTGATGCGGCTGCGCCATGCTTTCGCCGAGCTCGAGCGGGCCGTCGAGGAGGGGAAGATCCGCTGCTACGGGACGGCCACCTGGAACGGCTACCGGGCGGACGCCTCGGCGGCCGACCACCTCTCGCTCGACGAGGTGCTCCAGGCGGCCCTGGAGGCGGGGGGGCCGGGCCACCACTTCCGGGTGGTGCAGCTCCCCTTGAACCTCGGGATGCCGGAGGCCTTCGCGAACCCCAACCAGCGCATCGGGGACCAGCGGGTCTCCTTCCTCGCGGCCGCCGCGCGCAACGGCATCACGGTCATGACGAGCGGCTCCATCCTCCAGGGCCGGGCCTCGCGCGGCCTCCCGCCCGTGGTGGGCGAGGTCTTCCCCGGCTTCGAGACCGACGCCCAGCGCGCCATCCAGTTCGCGCGCAGCACCCCGGGCGTGGGCGTGGCCCTCGTCGGGATGAGCCGCCTCGAGCACGTCCGCGAGAACCTGAAGGTGGCCGAGCGGCCCCCGGCCACCTTCGAGGAGTTCATCCGGCTGTTCCGGAAGGAATAG
- a CDS encoding type II toxin-antitoxin system RelE/ParE family toxin yields MAREIVWTQAARRDLESVAEYIARDSMAYASTFVQEVIHASRSLADFADRGQIVSEFDDETLRELLIRSYRLIYLVADDKVLVLSLIHGARRKNR; encoded by the coding sequence ATGGCTCGGGAGATAGTCTGGACCCAGGCCGCCCGCCGCGATTTGGAATCTGTCGCCGAATACATCGCCCGAGACTCAATGGCTTATGCATCTACCTTCGTCCAGGAGGTGATCCATGCCTCCCGTTCGCTTGCGGATTTCGCCGACCGGGGACAGATAGTTTCCGAATTTGATGACGAAACTTTGCGGGAGCTTCTGATTCGCTCTTATCGTCTTATCTATCTGGTTGCTGACGATAAAGTGCTCGTCCTGAGCCTCATCCATGGGGCCAGGCGAAAAAATAGATAG
- a CDS encoding MBL fold metallo-hydrolase, translating to MNPSRREFMIGTAAAGAAWLFGGGEARAAAQAPAQMTQVASVYRHKVGDMTVTTFMDGYLIRPLAVLPDGNTDEGKKLLAVHYMDTTRFVFPVNCHAISAGGRLLAVDTGGRNVLGPTAGRFHSLLRAAGLDPAQVSAVLMTHMHPDHVSGAASPEGQALFPNAEMVVHENEWKHWHSDALMNKAPEAARGAFKLARAGGSPYKGRLRLISKDGEVAPGITAIACPGHTAGHTAYLLSSGRERLLIWGDIVNIQPLQFLRPDWAATFDLDKPLSVQSRKRILDMASQERLTIAGTHLGFPGIGNVSRRGSEYDFIPARWQDL from the coding sequence ATGAATCCATCGCGCAGGGAATTCATGATCGGCACGGCGGCGGCGGGAGCGGCCTGGCTGTTCGGCGGCGGGGAAGCCCGGGCCGCCGCTCAGGCCCCGGCCCAGATGACCCAGGTGGCGAGCGTCTACCGGCACAAGGTGGGGGACATGACGGTCACCACGTTCATGGACGGCTACCTGATCCGCCCCCTCGCCGTCCTCCCGGACGGCAACACCGACGAGGGCAAGAAGCTGCTCGCCGTCCACTACATGGACACCACCCGGTTCGTGTTCCCCGTCAACTGCCACGCCATCTCGGCCGGCGGGCGCCTCCTGGCCGTGGACACCGGCGGCCGCAACGTCCTCGGGCCCACCGCCGGCCGCTTCCACAGCCTCCTGCGGGCGGCGGGCCTTGATCCCGCGCAGGTCAGCGCCGTCCTCATGACCCACATGCACCCCGACCACGTGAGCGGCGCCGCCAGCCCCGAGGGCCAGGCCCTCTTCCCGAACGCCGAGATGGTCGTGCACGAGAACGAGTGGAAGCACTGGCACAGCGACGCGCTCATGAACAAGGCGCCCGAGGCGGCCCGGGGGGCCTTCAAGCTCGCGCGGGCGGGTGGCTCCCCCTACAAGGGCCGGCTGCGGCTCATCTCCAAGGACGGCGAGGTGGCGCCCGGCATCACCGCCATCGCCTGCCCGGGGCACACCGCGGGCCACACCGCCTACCTCCTCTCCTCGGGCCGGGAGAGGCTCCTGATCTGGGGGGACATCGTCAACATCCAGCCCCTCCAGTTCCTCCGCCCGGACTGGGCGGCCACCTTCGACCTGGACAAGCCCCTCTCCGTTCAGTCGCGCAAGCGCATCCTCGACATGGCGAGCCAGGAGCGCCTGACCATCGCCGGGACCCACCTGGGCTTCCCCGGCATCGGGAACGTGTCCAGGCGCGGGAGCGAGTACGACTTCATCCCTGCCCGCTGGCAGGATTTGTAG
- a CDS encoding NAD(P)/FAD-dependent oxidoreductase, with product MPPPTKRARYDAVVAGGGHNGLVAAAYLAGAGLSVLVLERRERTGGAAVSERLFPGFEAELSPYAYLVSLFPRKIAEDLGLRFEMRRRRVASCTPYEREGRRGALLISNEDERITEASFRALPDGKEEYAGFRRLQALARAAAERLWPTLLGPLPSREEMRARFRGQEAAWDFLFERPLGEGIERHLRDDLVRGLVFTDATIGVLADPHDPGLLQNRTFLYHAIGNGTGDWCVPVGGMGRLTGELAARALASGAEILTGAEVTGIEPETGGAGVRFRHAGEDHAAGARWALVNLAPRELARVLPGYREPWEPEEGAFLKINMLLERLPRLKGGVGPADAFRGTFHAEEGYANIRLANAGARGGAFPSAPPVEVYCHTLTDPSILSPELAARGCHSLGLFGLAAPHGLFLERNEAAKAEQAGRCLASLEAHLEEPLGDCLLRGADGRPCVEVKSPLDVERELGMPLGNIFHGRLAWPFAEREEEGGAWGVETGVGRVLLCGSGARRGGCVSGIPGHNAAMKVLGRG from the coding sequence ATGCCACCCCCCACCAAGCGCGCCCGCTACGACGCCGTCGTCGCCGGGGGCGGCCACAACGGCCTGGTGGCCGCCGCCTACCTGGCGGGGGCGGGCCTCTCCGTCCTGGTCCTGGAGCGCCGGGAGCGGACGGGCGGGGCCGCCGTCTCGGAGCGCCTGTTCCCCGGCTTCGAGGCGGAGCTTTCGCCCTACGCCTACCTCGTGAGCCTCTTCCCCCGGAAGATCGCGGAGGACCTCGGGCTCCGCTTCGAGATGCGCCGGCGCCGCGTCGCCTCCTGCACCCCCTATGAGCGGGAGGGCCGCCGGGGGGCCCTCCTCATCAGCAACGAGGACGAGAGGATCACCGAGGCCTCCTTCCGCGCCCTGCCGGACGGGAAGGAGGAATACGCCGGCTTCCGCCGGCTCCAGGCCCTCGCCCGGGCCGCGGCGGAGCGGCTGTGGCCCACCCTCCTCGGGCCGCTCCCCTCCCGGGAGGAGATGAGGGCGCGCTTCCGGGGGCAAGAAGCCGCCTGGGACTTCCTCTTCGAGCGGCCCCTGGGCGAGGGGATCGAGCGCCACCTGCGGGACGACCTGGTGCGCGGCCTCGTCTTCACGGACGCGACCATCGGGGTGCTGGCCGACCCGCACGACCCGGGCCTCCTTCAGAACCGCACCTTCCTCTACCACGCGATCGGGAACGGCACGGGGGACTGGTGCGTCCCCGTGGGGGGGATGGGGCGGCTCACGGGGGAGCTCGCGGCCCGGGCGCTCGCGAGCGGGGCGGAGATCCTCACCGGGGCGGAGGTGACGGGCATCGAGCCCGAGACGGGAGGCGCGGGGGTGAGGTTCCGACACGCGGGGGAAGATCACGCGGCGGGCGCCCGGTGGGCGCTCGTGAACCTGGCCCCCCGGGAGCTCGCCCGGGTCCTGCCCGGCTACCGCGAGCCCTGGGAGCCCGAGGAGGGGGCCTTCCTCAAGATCAACATGCTCCTGGAGCGGCTCCCCCGCCTGAAGGGGGGCGTCGGCCCGGCGGACGCCTTCCGGGGCACCTTCCACGCGGAGGAGGGCTACGCGAACATCCGCCTCGCCAACGCCGGGGCGCGGGGGGGCGCCTTCCCCTCGGCCCCGCCCGTGGAAGTTTACTGCCACACCCTGACCGACCCCTCCATCCTCTCGCCGGAGCTTGCCGCCCGGGGCTGCCACAGCCTGGGCCTCTTCGGCCTGGCCGCGCCCCACGGGCTCTTCCTGGAGCGGAACGAGGCGGCCAAGGCGGAGCAGGCGGGGCGCTGTCTCGCCTCGCTCGAGGCGCACCTGGAGGAGCCGCTCGGGGATTGCCTCCTGCGCGGCGCGGACGGCCGCCCCTGCGTCGAGGTCAAGAGCCCCCTGGACGTGGAGCGCGAGCTGGGGATGCCTTTGGGGAACATCTTCCACGGCCGCCTGGCCTGGCCCTTCGCCGAGCGGGAGGAGGAGGGGGGGGCGTGGGGGGTGGAGACGGGCGTTGGGCGCGTCCTCCTCTGCGGCTCGGGGGCGAGGAGGGGCGGCTGCGTGAGCGGCATCCCGGGCCACAACGCGGCCATGAAGGTGCTGGGGAGGGGATGA
- a CDS encoding (2Fe-2S)-binding protein, whose translation MKVSLRINGQPREFDAEPRMLLVHLLRDEASLTGTHVACETSVCGACTVLMDGKAVKSCTVLAVQADGAEITTIEGLARDGALHPLQEQFWEKHGLQCGYCTPGMILAAWQLLRRDPDPDEAAIRRGIEGNLCRCTGYQHIVDAIQAAAAQMRAPAAPGGGRR comes from the coding sequence ATGAAGGTTTCCCTCCGGATCAACGGCCAGCCCCGGGAGTTCGACGCCGAGCCGCGGATGCTCCTCGTCCACCTGCTCCGGGACGAGGCCTCCCTCACCGGCACCCACGTCGCCTGCGAGACCTCCGTCTGCGGGGCCTGCACCGTACTGATGGACGGCAAGGCCGTGAAGAGCTGCACCGTCCTGGCCGTCCAGGCGGACGGCGCCGAGATCACCACCATCGAGGGCCTTGCCCGGGACGGGGCGCTCCACCCCCTCCAGGAGCAGTTCTGGGAGAAGCACGGCCTCCAGTGCGGCTACTGCACGCCCGGCATGATCCTGGCCGCCTGGCAGCTCCTCCGGCGCGACCCGGACCCCGATGAGGCGGCCATCCGCCGCGGCATCGAGGGGAACCTCTGCCGCTGCACGGGCTACCAGCACATCGTGGACGCCATCCAGGCGGCCGCCGCCCAGATGCGCGCCCCCGCGGCCCCAGGTGGAGGGAGGCGGTGA
- a CDS encoding carboxymuconolactone decarboxylase family protein: MSRLPVIPLEQMTPEQRKLHDRIASGPRGAFRGPFTVWIRSPEYLDRLDPVGEYLRFKTVLPPRLSEFAILIAARLMKARYPFQAHEPLALKGGLAPAVIGALREGKRPPDMKADEAAVYGFATELLETKFVSDAAFKAVMDLFGERGALDLTVLLGHYAMVSMTVNAFEVPVPPGVEPPFPL, translated from the coding sequence ATGAGCCGCCTGCCAGTGATCCCCTTGGAGCAGATGACGCCGGAGCAGCGCAAGCTCCACGACCGGATCGCCTCGGGCCCGCGCGGCGCCTTCCGGGGGCCCTTCACCGTCTGGATCCGGAGCCCCGAGTACCTCGACAGGCTCGACCCGGTGGGGGAGTACCTCCGCTTCAAGACGGTCCTCCCGCCGAGGCTCTCCGAGTTCGCCATCCTCATCGCCGCGCGCCTCATGAAGGCGCGGTACCCCTTCCAGGCCCACGAGCCCCTCGCGCTCAAGGGGGGCCTCGCCCCGGCCGTCATCGGCGCCCTGCGCGAGGGGAAGCGCCCGCCGGACATGAAGGCGGACGAGGCGGCCGTCTACGGCTTCGCCACCGAGCTCCTGGAGACCAAGTTCGTGAGCGACGCGGCCTTCAAGGCCGTGATGGACCTCTTCGGGGAGAGGGGCGCCCTCGACCTCACCGTCCTCCTCGGCCACTACGCCATGGTGAGCATGACGGTGAACGCCTTCGAGGTGCCGGTGCCCCCGGGCGTCGAGCCGCCGTTTCCGCTGTAG
- a CDS encoding DUF5615 family PIN-like protein, translated as MRFLADMGVDGRVVRWLREHGHDAAHLRDMGMQRAPDEEVFSRAVSENRILLTFDLDFGEIAALARGRRIGVVIFRLHNTRASHVIERLSRLLESSPEALERGSVVVAEEGRYRIRELPVGGGGGEQAGLT; from the coding sequence GTGCGCTTTCTCGCCGACATGGGCGTGGATGGGCGTGTCGTCCGCTGGCTCCGGGAGCACGGCCACGATGCGGCCCACCTGCGCGACATGGGAATGCAGCGCGCCCCCGACGAAGAGGTTTTTTCCCGAGCCGTTTCCGAGAACCGGATTCTCCTCACTTTTGACCTCGATTTTGGCGAAATCGCCGCCCTCGCCCGCGGGCGGCGCATCGGCGTCGTCATTTTCCGCCTCCACAATACCCGCGCTTCTCATGTGATTGAACGCCTCTCCCGCCTCTTGGAAAGCTCGCCCGAGGCTTTGGAGCGTGGAAGCGTCGTCGTGGCCGAGGAGGGGCGTTACCGAATTCGAGAGTTGCCAGTGGGCGGAGGCGGCGGCGAACAGGCGGGACTCACGTAG
- a CDS encoding xanthine dehydrogenase family protein molybdopterin-binding subunit translates to MARAPEAPKFIGAPIKRRDDPRLIQGRARYVDDIQLPGALHLAFVRSPFGHAAIRGVDASKARRAPGVVAVYTGADLAGAIGPVPVAGLVPDARVPAQPVLAEKKALFAGEPVAAVAAETRYQARDAADLVEVDYEALDAVVDLEKALAPGAPKVHDQFEDNAAFRWEIKGGDAEAGLRAADVVIKRKIANPRVVPLALEPRGVLAHYRPGEDKMTLWSSTQVPHKLRTLLAQQIGMAENRLRVIAPEVGGGFGSKLNVYREEALAAHASRALGRPVKWIESRSENFLATIHGRGQLGEVEMGLKRDGTVTALRYNVLADCGAYYQLLTVGIFTLTGLMLPGPYKIPNIEMKVTGVFTNKMATDAYRGAGRPEATYILERMMDLAAAELGMDPVDIRRKNFPAKTEFPFPTSAGLTYDSGDYHASLDKALATAGYPEMRRRQAEARKEGRYLGIGLSTYVEICGMGPSAAMGGQGWESARVRVEPSGKVTVFSGASPHGQGQETSFAQIVADGLGVAVDDVEVIHGDTDVVPYGVGTFGSRGTVVGGSAVVLARDKVRDKMARFAALRFEADPSDIAFEGGKVFVRSAPEKSAPFARIARMAYDAIQLPPGAEPGLEETRFFEPPNFTFPFGAHVVLVEVDPETGEVKVLRYVAVDDVGNMINPLLVRGQIHGGIAQGAGQALEEEVIYGEGGQPLNATLMHYALPKAHLLPRFELGHTTTPTDVNPLGAKGVGEAGTIGSTPAVVNAVLDALAPFGVRHLDMPLRPEKVWRAIRESKGGAR, encoded by the coding sequence ATGGCCCGCGCCCCCGAGGCCCCCAAGTTCATCGGCGCCCCCATCAAGCGCCGCGACGACCCCCGCCTCATCCAGGGCCGGGCCCGCTACGTGGACGACATCCAGCTCCCCGGCGCCCTCCACCTGGCCTTCGTCCGCAGTCCCTTCGGCCACGCCGCCATCCGGGGCGTGGACGCCTCGAAGGCCCGCCGCGCCCCCGGCGTGGTGGCGGTCTACACCGGGGCGGACCTGGCCGGGGCGATCGGGCCCGTGCCCGTGGCGGGGCTCGTGCCGGACGCCCGGGTGCCCGCCCAGCCGGTCCTCGCGGAGAAGAAGGCCCTCTTCGCCGGGGAGCCCGTCGCCGCCGTGGCGGCCGAGACCCGCTACCAGGCCCGGGACGCCGCCGATCTCGTGGAGGTGGACTACGAGGCGCTCGACGCGGTGGTGGACCTGGAGAAGGCCCTCGCCCCGGGCGCGCCCAAAGTCCACGACCAGTTCGAGGACAACGCGGCCTTCCGCTGGGAGATCAAGGGCGGGGACGCCGAGGCCGGGCTGCGGGCGGCGGACGTGGTGATCAAGCGGAAGATCGCCAATCCCCGCGTCGTCCCCCTGGCGCTGGAACCGCGCGGGGTGCTCGCCCACTACCGGCCGGGCGAGGACAAGATGACGCTCTGGTCCTCGACCCAGGTGCCCCACAAGCTGCGCACCCTCCTCGCCCAGCAGATCGGGATGGCGGAGAACCGCCTGCGCGTCATCGCGCCCGAAGTCGGGGGCGGCTTCGGGAGCAAGCTCAACGTCTACCGCGAGGAGGCCCTGGCCGCCCACGCCAGCCGCGCCCTCGGCCGCCCGGTCAAGTGGATCGAGAGCCGGAGCGAGAACTTCCTCGCCACCATCCACGGGCGGGGCCAGCTCGGCGAGGTGGAGATGGGCTTGAAGCGCGACGGCACCGTCACGGCGCTCCGCTACAACGTCCTGGCGGACTGCGGGGCGTACTACCAGCTCCTGACGGTGGGCATCTTCACCCTGACCGGCCTCATGCTCCCCGGGCCCTACAAGATCCCGAACATCGAGATGAAGGTGACCGGGGTCTTCACCAACAAGATGGCGACCGACGCCTACCGCGGGGCGGGCCGGCCCGAGGCCACCTACATCCTGGAGCGGATGATGGACCTGGCCGCCGCCGAGCTGGGCATGGACCCTGTGGATATCCGGCGGAAGAATTTCCCGGCCAAGACGGAGTTCCCCTTCCCCACCTCGGCGGGCTTGACCTACGACAGCGGGGACTACCACGCCTCATTGGACAAGGCCCTGGCCACGGCGGGCTACCCGGAGATGCGCCGCCGCCAGGCCGAGGCGCGGAAGGAGGGCCGCTACCTCGGCATCGGGCTCTCCACCTACGTCGAGATCTGCGGAATGGGCCCCTCCGCCGCCATGGGGGGCCAGGGCTGGGAGAGCGCCCGGGTGCGCGTCGAGCCGTCGGGCAAGGTGACGGTCTTCTCGGGGGCCTCCCCCCACGGCCAGGGCCAGGAGACCTCCTTCGCCCAGATCGTGGCGGACGGCCTCGGGGTCGCGGTCGACGACGTGGAGGTCATCCACGGGGACACCGACGTGGTGCCCTACGGGGTGGGCACCTTCGGGAGCCGGGGCACGGTGGTGGGAGGCTCGGCGGTGGTCCTCGCCCGGGACAAGGTGCGGGACAAGATGGCCCGCTTCGCGGCGCTCCGCTTCGAGGCGGACCCCTCGGACATCGCTTTCGAGGGCGGCAAGGTCTTCGTGCGGAGCGCCCCGGAGAAATCCGCGCCCTTCGCCCGGATCGCCCGCATGGCCTACGACGCCATCCAGCTCCCGCCGGGGGCCGAGCCGGGGCTGGAGGAGACCCGTTTCTTCGAGCCCCCGAACTTCACCTTCCCCTTCGGGGCCCACGTCGTCCTGGTGGAGGTGGACCCGGAGACGGGCGAGGTGAAGGTATTGCGCTACGTCGCGGTGGACGACGTGGGGAACATGATCAACCCCCTCCTGGTCCGGGGCCAGATCCACGGCGGCATCGCCCAGGGCGCCGGGCAGGCGCTGGAGGAGGAGGTGATCTACGGCGAGGGGGGCCAGCCCCTGAACGCCACCCTCATGCACTACGCCCTCCCCAAGGCGCACCTGCTCCCGCGCTTCGAGCTCGGCCACACCACCACCCCCACGGACGTGAACCCGCTCGGGGCCAAGGGGGTGGGCGAGGCGGGCACCATCGGCTCGACCCCCGCCGTGGTGAACGCCGTGCTGGACGCCCTGGCGCCCTTCGGAGTGCGCCACCTCGACATGCCGCTCCGGCCCGAGAAGGTCTGGCGGGCGATCCGGGAGTCGAAAGGAGGCGCCCGGTGA